The Dendropsophus ebraccatus isolate aDenEbr1 chromosome 3, aDenEbr1.pat, whole genome shotgun sequence genome includes a region encoding these proteins:
- the PCK2 gene encoding phosphoenolpyruvate carboxykinase [GTP], mitochondrial, with amino-acid sequence MPSFSVRVLGPCSRAVRAWVQSQQVSSRQAHALRVLSGQIERLPPAVREFVIRGAELCDPQNIHICDGTPEENDTILTVLQQEGMIKKLNKYQNCWLARTDPKDVARVESKTVIVTTNKRDTVPIPAEGASGQLGNWMSPGDFERAKNDRFPGCMKGRTMYVLPFSMGPVGSPLSKYGVQLTDSPYVVASMRIMTRMGTPVLDAIGDGEFVKCLHSVGQPLPLKAPLVNSWPCNPEKTIIAHVPDNREIVSFGSGYGGNSLLGKKCFALRIASRIAKDEGWLAEHMLILGITNPAGRKRYIAAAFPSACGKTNLAMMQPALPGWKVQCVGDDIAWMKFDSQGRLRAINPENGFFGVAPGTSVKTNPNALHTVEKNTIFTNVAETSDGGVYWEGLDQELPPGVTVTSWLGKPWQKGNKEPSAHPNSRFCAPAAQCPIMDEDWESPEGVPIDAIIFGGRRPEGVPLVYESFNWNHGVFVGAAMKSEATAAAEHKGKVIMHDPFAMRPFFGYNFGHYLSHWLSLQNRPGLRLPKIFHVNWFRKDDKGQFLWPGFGENSRVLDWIFRRVEGEESARKTPIGYLPAEGALNLEGLGGVDTNQLFSLPKGFWEQEVQEVGKYLTEQVTDDLPPQILQELNGLESRVKQM; translated from the exons ATGCCCTCCTTCTCCGTCCGTGTCCTGGG GCCATGCTCCCGGGCTGTTAGAGCATGGGTACAGTCACAGCAGGTAAGCAGCCGCCAGGCACACGCTCTACGTGTCCTAAGTGGGCAGATAGAGCGACTTCCCCCTGCCGTCCGGGAGTTTGTGATAAGAGGAGCTGAACTGTGCGACCCCCAGAATATCCATATATGTGATGGCACTCCTGAGGAAAATGACACCATCCTGACTGTATTGCAACAAGAGGGAATGATAAAGAAACTGAACAAGTACCAAAACTG CTGGTTGGCTAGAACTGACCCAAAGGATGTTGCTCGAGTTGAGAGCAAGACAGTCATAGTAACAACGAACAAGCGGGACACTGTTCCAATTCCTGCGGAGGGAGCAAGTGGGCAGCTGGGTAACTGGATGTCCCCTGGAGACTTTGAAAGAGCTAAGAATGACCGATTCCCTGGTTGCATGAAAG GTCGTACAATGTATGTATTACCATTCAGCATGGGCCCAGTTGGCTCCCCCCTGTCTAAATATGGGGTTCAGCTCACAGATTCCCCATATGTAGTCGCCAGTATGCGTATCATGACACGTATGGGCACGCCAGTCTTGGACGCGATAGGAGATGGTGAATTTGTGAAATGTCTGCACTCTGTGGGGCAACCACTCCCCCTGAAGG CACCCCTAGTGAACTCCTGGCCCTGCAACCCTGAAAAAACTATCATTGCCCACGTTCCTGATAACCGTGAAATTGTATCTTTTGGCAGTGGATATGGAGGGAATTCTCTCTTGGGAAAAAAATGCTTCGCTCTACGCATAGCCTCCCGAATTGCCAAGGATGAGGGCTGGTTGGCTGAGCACATGCTG ATTTTGGGTATCACAAACCCTGCTGGACGTAAAAGATACATTGCTGCTGCCTTCCCGAGTGCCTGCGGAAAAACAAATCTTGCAATGATGCAGCCAGCGCTGCCTGGTTGGAAAGTACAATGCGTGGGAGATGACATTGCCTGGATGAAATTTGATAGTCAAG GACGTCTTCGGGCTATTAATCCAGAAAATGGCTTCTTTGGTGTTGCTCCTGGAACCTCAGTAAAAACAAATCCCAATGCGCTGCATACAGTGGAAAAGAACACCATCTTCACCAATGTGGCAGAGACCAGTGATGGAGGTGTGTACTGGGAAGGACTGGATCAGGAGCTCCCACCTGGTGTGACTGTCACATCTTGGCTAGGAAAGCCTTGGCAGAAAG GAAATAAAGAGCCAAGTGCACATCCAAATTCACGATTCTGTGCCCCTGCTGCTCAGTGCCCTATTATGGATGAGGATTGGGAGTCACCAGAGGGTGTTCCCATAGATGCTATTATCTTTGGTGGTAGAAGGCCGGAGG GGGTACCTTTGGTCTATGAAAGCTTCAACTGGAACCATGGGGTGTTTGTTGGGGCTGCCATGAAGTCGGAGGCTACTGCAGCTGCAGAACACAAAG GCAAAGTCATCATGCATGATCCTTTTGCTATGAGACCTTTCTTTGGCTATAATTTCGGACATTACCTTTCTCACTGGCTGAGCCTGCAGAACAGACCTGGACTACGTCTTCCCAAAATATTCCATGTCAACTGGTTCAGAAAAGACGACAAAGGGCAATTCTTATGGCCAGGCTTTGGGGAGAATTCCAGGGTACTAGATTGGATCTTCCGTAGAGTagaaggagaggagagtgctCGAAAGACACCTATCGGCTATCTTCCTGCTGAGGGGGCATTAAATCTAGAAGGGCTAGGTGGAGTTGACACAAATCAGCTGTTTTCCCTCCCCAAAGGATTTTGGGAACAAGAAGTGCAAGAGGTGGGAAAATACCTGACAGAGCAGGTGACTGATGACTTGCCTCCACAAATTCTGCAGGAGCTTAATGGTCTGGAGAGCAGGGTAAAACAGATGTGA